One window of Marmota flaviventris isolate mMarFla1 chromosome 5, mMarFla1.hap1, whole genome shotgun sequence genomic DNA carries:
- the LOC114078760 gene encoding olfactory receptor 2T27-like, with protein MTSLENHTVAEFLLLGLLQHTPAHFCVFVLISMMFFVTLMGNSLLILLILVDPLLHTPMYFFLWQLSLIDILFTIAIVPKMMSDFLLHKTAISVSGCGTQIFLGLALGGTECILLGLMSYDRYVAICKPLHYLLHMNWPLCRQMALSSWVSGAFNALVHTVYTMNFPFCGPREIHHFYCELPGVLKLSCEDTLAYETGVLISTTILLLIPFSVILASYIFILVTIIHMASAEGRKKAFSTCSSHLVVVSLYYGAIIFMYMRPISSHTPGQDKVVSVFYTIVTPMLNPLIYSLRNKDVVGALRKTLWKCSACGKT; from the coding sequence ATGACAAGTTTGGAGAACCACACTGTGGCCGAGTTTCTTCTTCTGGGACTGCTGCAGCACACACCAGCTCACTTCTGTGTCTTCGTGCTCATCTCCATGATGTTCTTCGTCACGCTGATGGGAAACAGCCTCCTGATCCTGCTGATTCTGGTGGACCCCCTTCTGCACACTCCTATGTACTTTTTCCTGTGGCAGCTCTCTCTCATTGACATCCTGTTCACAATTGCCATTGTCCCCAAGATGATGTCTGACTTCCTTCTGCACAAGACTGCCATCTCTGTGTCTGGCTGTGGGACACAAATCTTCCTGGGATTGGCCTTGGGTGGAACTGAGTGCATCCTTTTGGGACTCATGTCCTATGACCgatatgtggccatctgtaagccTCTCCACTACTTGCTGCACATGAACTGGCCCCTCTGCAGGCAGATGGCACTGAGCTCCTGGGTGAGTGGTGCTTTCAATGCCTTGGTACACACTGTCTACACCATGAACTTCCCTTTCTGTGGACCCAGAGAAATCCATCATTTTTACTGTGAACTCCCTGGTGTCCTGAAGCTCTCTTGTGAGGACACCTTGGCATATGAGACGGGGGTGTTGATCAGTACCACTATTCTGCTTCTCATTCCATTCTCCGTCATCCTTGCCTCCTACATATTCATCCTGGTCACCATCATCCACATGGCTTCTGCTGAGGGGAGGAAGAAAGCTTTCTCCACCTGCTCCTCTCACTTGGTGGTGGTCAGCCTATACTATGGAGCCATCATTTTCATGTACATGAGGCCAATCTCTTCCCATACTCCAGGCCAAGATAAAGTTGTGTCTGTTTTCTACACCATTGTGACACCAATGCTGAACCCCTTGATCTATAGTCTTCGAAATAAGGATGTGGTGGGAGCCCTGAGAAAAACCCTATGGAAGTGTTCAGCATGTGGGAAAACGTGA
- the LOC139705850 gene encoding olfactory receptor 2T33-like, translating into MENSTHSTGINFILLGLFDYTQTHRVLFSLVFMTFIASLVGNALMILLIHTDPRLHTPMYFLLSQLSLMDLMLVSTIIPKMAANYLLNSRSISPAGCGSQIFLFLTLGGGECFLLSAMSYDRYVAVCHPLRYHVLMSHKLCSQLVAGSWLMGGIDGLMQASATMSFPYCHSREIDHFFCEVPLLVSLACADTTVFELFRYVCCTLMLLIPLSLIVASYSLILAAVLRMHSAAARKKAFTTCSSHLAVVGLFYGTLMVIYMRPKSYHSVGHSKVVSAFYTIFTPVLNPLIYSVRNKDVKGAFRNWLGKTHAM; encoded by the coding sequence ATGGAGAACTCCACTCACTCCACAGGGATTAACTTCATTCTTCTGGGGCTCTTTGACTACACACAGACCCATCGAGTCCTGTTTTCTCTGGTGTTCATGACCTTCATTGCCTCCCTGGTGGGCAACGCCCTGATGATCCTGCTCATCCACACAGACCCCAGActtcacacccccatgtacttcctgctcagccagctctccctcatGGACTTGATGCTGGTCTCCACCATCATCCCCAAAATGGCAGCCAACTACCTGCTGAACTCCAGGTCCATTTCTCCTGCTGGCTGTGGTTCCCAGATCTTCTTGTTCCTCACTCTGGGAGGGGGAGAGtgcttcctcctgtcagccatgtcctatgaccgctatgtggctgTATGCCACCCATTGCGCTACCATGTTCTCATGAGCCACAAGCTGTGTTCCCAACTGGTAGCAGGCTCCTGGCTTATGGGAGGGATTGATGGGCTGATGCAAGCCAGTGCCACTATGAGCTTCCCCTACTGCCACTCCAGGGAGATAGaccacttcttctgtgaggtACCTTTGTTGGTGAGCCTAGCTTGTGCAGACACCACTGTTTTTGAGCTTTTCAGGTATGTTTGCTGCACCCTGATGCTCTTGATCCCTCTGTCTCTCATTGTGGCCTCATACAGTCTCATCCTGGCTGCTGTGTtaagaatgcattctgctgcagCCAGAAAGAAAGCCTTCACCACCTGCTCCTCTCACCTGGCTGTGGTGGGGCTGTTCTATGGCACCCTCATGGTCATTTACATGAGACCCAAGTCCTACCACTCAGTGGGCCATAGCAAAGTAGTCTCTGCATTTTACACCATCTTTACTCCTGTGCTGAACCCCCTCATCTACAGCGTGAGGAATAAAGACGTCAAGGGGGCCTTCAGAAATTGGCTGGGCAAGACACATGCTATGTGA